The following coding sequences are from one Microbulbifer sp. TB1203 window:
- a CDS encoding YbhB/YbcL family Raf kinase inhibitor-like protein produces the protein MSSTASSAAGLVLTSKTLAPGKRMPDLHVYNGCGGENVSPQLSWSGAPEGTKSFALMVHDPDAPTGSGWWHWVMFNIPADVTELAEGAGDPKTGLIPEAIQGRNDFGSLGYGGACPPEGHGDHHYQFKVFALKVEQLPLDEMDTPAKVGFYVNANKLAEAQLEVVYGR, from the coding sequence ATGTCTTCAACAGCATCTTCCGCCGCGGGGCTAGTGCTCACTTCGAAAACCCTGGCGCCGGGTAAGCGCATGCCGGATTTGCATGTCTACAACGGCTGTGGCGGGGAGAATGTTTCCCCCCAACTGAGCTGGAGCGGTGCCCCCGAGGGCACCAAGAGCTTCGCCCTGATGGTCCACGATCCGGATGCGCCCACCGGCAGTGGCTGGTGGCACTGGGTGATGTTCAATATTCCCGCCGATGTGACCGAACTGGCGGAGGGCGCCGGGGATCCGAAAACCGGTTTGATCCCCGAGGCGATCCAGGGCCGCAACGACTTCGGCAGCCTCGGTTACGGGGGCGCCTGTCCTCCCGAGGGACACGGTGACCACCACTACCAGTTCAAGGTATTCGCGCTCAAAGTCGAGCAACTGCCGCTGGACGAGATGGACACGCCGGCGAAGGTGGGCTTTTACGTCAACGCCAACAAATTGGCGGAGGCGCAGCTGGAAGTGGTCTACGGTCGGTAG